A part of Oceaniferula flava genomic DNA contains:
- the aroC gene encoding chorismate synthase, with amino-acid sequence MSNSFGQIFRISTWGESHGGGVGVVIDGCPPQIPLSEEEIQIDLDRRRPGQSEIVTPRKESDSCEILSGVFEGKTLGTPIAILVRNKDQRPSSYNEMKDKYRPSHADYTYDAKYGTRAWHGGGRASARETIGRVAAAVVAKKVLAQLYPGIEILSWVQSVKDIEAQVDGQTVTSAMIESNIVRTGDPEAVGPMTDLIKMMRSEGNSVGGVVECIVRNAPAGLGNPVFGKLEATLAQAMMSLPATKGFEIGSGFGGTQLTGAEHNDPFYMDGDTVRTTSNRSGGVQGGISNGENISFKVAFKPTATIMTEQQTVSSQKEDTELKGRGRHDPCVLPRAVPIVEAMTALTLCDHALLHAAQCGSSQAS; translated from the coding sequence ATGTCCAATAGCTTCGGTCAAATATTTCGTATTTCCACATGGGGTGAGTCCCACGGTGGAGGTGTTGGTGTCGTCATCGATGGCTGCCCGCCACAGATCCCCCTCTCGGAAGAAGAAATCCAAATCGATCTCGATCGCCGCCGGCCGGGGCAAAGTGAGATTGTCACTCCACGCAAGGAAAGCGACAGCTGCGAGATTCTCTCCGGTGTGTTTGAGGGCAAAACGCTCGGAACTCCCATCGCCATCCTCGTGCGCAACAAGGATCAGCGTCCGTCATCGTATAACGAGATGAAGGACAAATACCGCCCGTCACACGCCGATTACACCTACGATGCCAAATACGGCACCCGCGCTTGGCACGGTGGCGGTCGGGCATCGGCACGGGAAACCATCGGTCGGGTCGCTGCTGCGGTGGTGGCCAAAAAGGTGCTCGCCCAGCTCTACCCCGGCATTGAAATTCTCTCTTGGGTGCAATCGGTGAAAGACATCGAAGCTCAAGTCGACGGTCAAACGGTCACCTCCGCAATGATCGAATCCAACATCGTCCGCACTGGCGACCCTGAAGCCGTGGGCCCAATGACCGATCTGATCAAAATGATGCGCTCGGAAGGCAATTCCGTAGGCGGCGTGGTGGAATGCATCGTGCGCAACGCACCGGCCGGTCTGGGCAACCCTGTGTTCGGAAAATTGGAAGCCACCCTCGCCCAAGCGATGATGAGCCTACCAGCGACCAAGGGCTTCGAAATTGGCTCCGGCTTCGGCGGCACCCAGCTCACCGGCGCGGAACACAACGATCCTTTCTACATGGACGGCGACACTGTGCGCACCACCAGCAACCGCTCCGGCGGCGTGCAGGGTGGCATTTCCAACGGCGAAAACATCTCATTCAAGGTGGCCTTCAAACCCACCGCCACGATCATGACCGAGCAACAAACGGTCAGCTCGCAGAAGGAGGACACGGAACTCAAGGGTCGTGGTCGGCACGATCCCTGCGTGCTGCCACGCGCGGTGCCCATCGTCGAGGCCATGACCGCCCTCACCCTCTGCGATCACGCCCTGCTGCACGCGGCACAATGCGGCAGCTCGCAGGCTAGTTAG
- a CDS encoding UvrD-helicase domain-containing protein, whose amino-acid sequence MIQSTMIRASAGSGKTWQLANRYLSLMVLGAAPEKIIALTFTRKAAGEFTSRIMTRLADGAADDEAAAKLSAELTEVIVGTDSIPPLVTAKSDGSPVVLPTMDAGYFQKKLEQLVAALDRLALSTLDSYFVRIVRNFALELGLSGFDLMDDSAIAAERMAVMTQIFSNRLTSEKSREAFLQSFKQATWGEEENRLAQTLEDFVQNHQNRWLSAPEAEKWGGESLLWRSDQGGCPFGDGKLAELSQLLRASLGPPVSPHVTYMKGWHVVCDLLEQHVPGAAIKMNAQLKRALPRWQEFAQGGLIDNAKYEITPEQGALMSALLGVFIKGEIEIRMKRTQGLHAVISAYEDSYHQHVRSRGRLCFSDLTMLLAGEGAMEIWEPDARELIDYRLDARYDHWLLDEFQDTSQPQWKAVGTLVDEVLQDPEGERSVFVVGDSKQSIYGWRGGEPRLFDDLQEHYGQALAEWNMDRSYRSSQHVLDLVNCVCDLSDPKWREIFPAKSVDRWSFHSHMPSGEKAGHSLVLETTADPSADSAEKQQARYALVKELLVKTQPLKNHLTCAVLVSKNAQAAGLVEYLRSELPEMPVAPETETLVSDGPEGAVILDLFRWLRNPSDDFARHHLSYTPLAQVVQTMTGHEKASAQWSWLTAEIARKGLAPLVQDLVHGLREQVEVSDYGESRLEEILTAAWDFSARGGSLDDWISLLESRKVKENTRDGMIQIMTVHKSKGLGFDMVILPELGGQDFAATSRLEMLERKGELGKTEFIIRKPAKEFCEADRALSEMLNDWEADQCYERFCNLYVAITRAKHATYCILDPVKDSWTPGRKYDDWIREATARAGDGEIEIAGQIYPLLFASGDWLDISGDGEADSEQEPAPIVLQPAQARMGRKIASGAKAAKIGSLLESGKGLAFGNRVHALFEKITWLDELPDFDDQPSSQAVKACLESAGISEFFRRPSGEFQLLREQPIETQHEGQWVSGIIDRAVIHFENGQVTEVSIIDFKTDLKDAAELRDAYSQQLAIYRQAMAGIFQISEDQITCHLLSTSLKQMVEV is encoded by the coding sequence ATGATCCAAAGCACCATGATCCGCGCCTCCGCAGGTAGCGGCAAAACCTGGCAATTAGCCAATCGCTACCTCAGCCTGATGGTGCTCGGTGCCGCACCGGAAAAAATCATCGCCCTGACGTTCACGCGCAAAGCTGCCGGCGAGTTCACCAGCAGGATTATGACCCGGCTGGCCGATGGCGCGGCGGATGATGAGGCCGCTGCCAAACTCTCCGCAGAGCTCACCGAGGTGATTGTGGGGACCGATTCCATACCGCCGCTGGTGACGGCCAAGAGCGATGGTAGCCCGGTGGTGCTGCCGACCATGGACGCGGGGTATTTTCAAAAGAAATTGGAACAGCTGGTGGCCGCTCTGGATCGGCTCGCCCTCTCCACCTTGGACAGTTATTTTGTCAGGATCGTGCGGAACTTTGCCCTCGAACTCGGCCTGAGTGGTTTTGATTTGATGGACGACTCCGCCATCGCCGCCGAGCGTATGGCGGTGATGACCCAGATCTTTTCCAATCGGCTCACCTCCGAGAAGTCGCGCGAAGCCTTTCTTCAATCGTTCAAGCAAGCCACCTGGGGCGAGGAGGAGAACCGTCTGGCCCAGACCCTCGAAGACTTTGTTCAAAACCATCAAAACCGCTGGCTCAGTGCCCCCGAGGCGGAAAAGTGGGGCGGTGAGTCTCTGCTCTGGCGATCAGACCAAGGCGGCTGCCCTTTTGGCGATGGTAAACTGGCAGAGCTTTCGCAGTTGTTGCGAGCTTCCTTGGGGCCGCCTGTTAGCCCGCATGTGACCTACATGAAAGGCTGGCACGTGGTGTGTGATCTTCTCGAGCAGCATGTGCCGGGGGCTGCCATCAAAATGAATGCCCAGCTGAAGCGTGCCTTGCCGCGGTGGCAGGAATTTGCGCAAGGAGGACTCATCGATAATGCCAAATATGAAATCACTCCGGAGCAGGGGGCTCTGATGTCGGCTCTGCTGGGGGTGTTTATCAAAGGAGAAATCGAAATCCGGATGAAGCGCACCCAGGGGCTTCACGCGGTGATCTCAGCCTACGAGGACAGCTACCACCAGCATGTGCGCAGTAGGGGCCGACTTTGTTTTTCCGATCTCACCATGCTCTTGGCCGGCGAAGGAGCGATGGAGATTTGGGAACCCGACGCCCGCGAGCTGATTGATTACCGACTCGATGCCCGCTACGATCACTGGTTGTTAGATGAATTTCAGGACACCAGCCAGCCGCAGTGGAAAGCGGTCGGAACTCTCGTGGATGAGGTGCTGCAAGACCCGGAAGGGGAGCGCTCCGTGTTTGTGGTCGGGGATAGTAAGCAAAGCATCTACGGCTGGCGTGGTGGGGAACCTCGTCTATTCGACGACCTTCAGGAACACTACGGTCAGGCCCTGGCCGAGTGGAACATGGATCGATCCTACCGCTCGTCCCAGCACGTGCTCGACCTCGTCAATTGCGTCTGCGATCTGAGCGACCCCAAGTGGCGTGAGATTTTCCCAGCCAAGTCGGTCGACCGCTGGAGCTTTCATTCCCACATGCCGTCTGGCGAGAAAGCCGGGCACAGTCTGGTGCTGGAAACCACCGCCGACCCCAGTGCGGATAGTGCGGAAAAACAACAGGCACGATACGCGCTGGTGAAGGAGCTGTTAGTAAAAACCCAACCGCTGAAAAACCATCTGACTTGCGCGGTGCTGGTGAGTAAAAATGCACAGGCAGCTGGACTGGTGGAATACCTGCGCTCCGAACTGCCCGAGATGCCCGTGGCGCCCGAGACCGAGACGCTGGTCAGCGACGGTCCGGAGGGAGCTGTGATCTTGGACCTCTTCCGTTGGCTGAGAAATCCCTCCGATGACTTTGCTCGGCATCACCTCAGCTACACTCCGCTCGCGCAGGTGGTGCAGACCATGACGGGGCATGAGAAAGCGAGCGCTCAATGGTCGTGGCTGACCGCTGAGATCGCACGCAAAGGTCTGGCGCCGCTGGTGCAGGATTTAGTGCACGGCTTGCGCGAGCAGGTGGAAGTTTCAGACTATGGCGAGAGTCGACTTGAAGAGATCCTCACTGCTGCCTGGGACTTCAGTGCCAGAGGTGGAAGTCTGGACGACTGGATAAGTTTGTTAGAATCTCGCAAGGTCAAGGAAAACACCCGCGACGGAATGATCCAGATCATGACCGTGCATAAATCCAAGGGGCTCGGGTTTGATATGGTCATCCTTCCAGAACTGGGTGGCCAAGACTTTGCTGCAACCAGTCGCTTGGAGATGTTAGAACGCAAGGGTGAGCTGGGGAAAACCGAGTTCATCATCCGCAAGCCGGCGAAAGAATTCTGTGAAGCAGACCGAGCATTGAGCGAAATGCTCAACGATTGGGAAGCAGATCAATGTTATGAGCGGTTTTGTAACCTCTACGTTGCCATCACCCGTGCCAAGCACGCCACCTATTGCATCCTCGATCCGGTGAAAGACAGCTGGACTCCGGGGCGGAAATATGACGACTGGATTCGCGAAGCCACTGCTCGAGCAGGCGATGGCGAAATTGAAATTGCCGGCCAAATTTACCCACTACTTTTCGCCTCCGGTGATTGGTTGGATATTTCTGGCGATGGCGAAGCGGACAGCGAACAAGAACCGGCACCTATCGTTCTTCAGCCCGCGCAAGCACGCATGGGCCGGAAGATTGCCAGCGGGGCGAAGGCTGCCAAAATTGGTTCGTTGTTAGAGTCGGGCAAAGGCCTCGCGTTCGGGAACAGAGTGCACGCCTTGTTTGAAAAAATCACCTGGCTCGACGAACTGCCCGATTTTGATGATCAACCGTCGTCGCAAGCGGTGAAAGCCTGTCTTGAATCTGCGGGAATCAGCGAGTTCTTTCGGCGCCCGTCCGGCGAGTTTCAGCTGCTTAGGGAGCAACCGATCGAGACCCAGCACGAGGGCCAGTGGGTCAGCGGTATCATCGACCGCGCGGTGATTCATTTTGAAAACGGCCAAGTGACTGAGGTCAGCATCATCGATTTCAAAACCGACCTCAAAGATGCTGCCGAGCTGCGAGACGCCTACTCCCAGCAACTGGCGATCTACCGCCAAGCCATGGCCGGCATTTTTCAGATTTCAGAAGATCAAATCACCTGCCACCTGCTCTCGACTTCTCTCAAGCAGATGGTGGAGGTATAG
- a CDS encoding TIGR02206 family membrane protein, with translation MLLAFQLFGFSHLGVLALLFVIAYLLIRRCRKEPHASRTHAVLALLAFLCFASYPMSQAALAAVDDSYQLDSHLPFHLCDVAAIICGFALTTRKPLLCELAYFWGLAGTLQGLLTPNLGHDFPSPIFITFFLMHGVIVITALLLPLGLGWRPREGAVRRVFLGVLVYAAFAFAINALLDTNFGFLMHKPEQASLLDVMGAWPWYVICLIVVAGILFYLLSLPFKRSNESALKN, from the coding sequence ATGCTTCTCGCGTTTCAACTCTTCGGCTTTTCCCATCTTGGAGTGTTGGCGCTGTTATTCGTGATCGCCTATCTGCTGATTCGCCGTTGTCGCAAGGAGCCGCATGCCTCCCGCACTCATGCGGTGCTTGCGCTGCTCGCCTTTCTTTGTTTTGCGTCCTATCCCATGAGTCAAGCGGCGCTGGCCGCAGTCGATGATAGCTACCAACTGGATTCACACCTGCCTTTTCACCTCTGTGACGTCGCCGCCATCATCTGCGGCTTTGCCCTCACCACACGAAAACCTTTACTCTGTGAGCTGGCTTATTTCTGGGGCCTCGCCGGCACCTTGCAGGGGCTACTAACCCCCAACCTGGGACACGATTTCCCCAGTCCCATTTTCATCACCTTCTTCTTGATGCACGGCGTCATTGTGATCACAGCACTACTTTTGCCCTTGGGCTTGGGCTGGAGACCGCGCGAAGGAGCCGTGCGCCGGGTATTCCTCGGGGTGCTGGTCTATGCAGCCTTTGCTTTCGCCATCAATGCTCTCCTGGACACCAATTTTGGTTTCTTAATGCATAAGCCGGAGCAGGCGAGCCTCCTCGACGTGATGGGAGCCTGGCCATGGTATGTGATCTGCCTGATCGTAGTCGCGGGTATTTTGTTTTATCTGCTCTCCCTGCCATTCAAACGGAGCAATGAGTCTGCTCTGAAAAATTAG
- a CDS encoding tetratricopeptide repeat protein has translation MIRRVSRSSTVALLASLSLSFTPYLCAEEVEVTPGKEQPAEVEKAPFKIEMVIAPRVSKMPEPKLLPGSVGIQMDVSSPSEAARAHVKQGFALVHAQWDFEAYRHFAAAIKADKDCLLAYCGVTLALARPYNEDVDYRRAAVDRMLDLMESDVAAMKKGHPERFPKIEKQFCAATATMVSDSPVDAGAMFMALGEKFPNLLQARLLGVFLTRGSYDVSGSASPAQLRAIEQTRTLLKENPENPLVLSFWLSLCAEAPTTAVNLKQDLLPEARRLVTKSAEVPSWWHTLGHLEWRAGNYLLAERAFTKAADLYAAWMSDHQVSLHDCPGFIKARCYLANTHYQRGNFTGAMKVAKELRAITPDISRPQSQGNHILLWRAYSLPARLYIAHGADGDMNRALKDLPSAEMLKPFASHPNYPSLVGTYINALRVYLGCRKAIDDKALTAAKSLHQRTFRNHIVNLVKVFEGAKRSSDASHYFHAGRCLAIYDKELAGLIRMNDLVATRVAAAGSFYSARDLQYVPTLMLPPMVLTPMENRLGEYYLHMGKNTEAYEAFTSGHLHYPNNMGSLLGMKRSLELLGKKEDAAMIQRHIDLVKPKA, from the coding sequence ATGATTCGCCGAGTATCTCGCAGCTCCACTGTCGCTCTCCTTGCCTCTCTCAGTCTGAGTTTCACACCGTATTTGTGTGCTGAAGAAGTGGAGGTGACACCGGGAAAAGAGCAGCCGGCGGAGGTGGAGAAGGCTCCATTCAAGATCGAGATGGTGATCGCTCCCCGGGTCAGCAAGATGCCGGAACCCAAGCTGCTCCCCGGGAGTGTGGGGATTCAGATGGATGTTTCATCGCCTTCGGAGGCGGCCAGGGCGCATGTTAAGCAGGGATTTGCACTGGTGCACGCGCAATGGGACTTCGAGGCCTACCGCCACTTCGCCGCTGCGATCAAGGCTGATAAGGACTGCCTGTTAGCCTACTGCGGAGTGACTCTCGCTCTGGCTCGCCCATATAACGAAGATGTCGATTACCGCCGAGCTGCGGTGGATCGGATGCTGGATCTCATGGAGTCCGATGTCGCGGCGATGAAAAAAGGACACCCGGAGAGATTTCCTAAAATTGAAAAGCAATTCTGCGCCGCCACCGCCACGATGGTATCGGATAGCCCCGTGGATGCTGGTGCCATGTTCATGGCTCTGGGGGAGAAGTTTCCCAACCTGCTGCAGGCTCGCTTGCTCGGCGTCTTTCTCACCCGTGGTAGCTACGATGTTAGCGGCAGTGCCTCGCCTGCGCAGCTGCGGGCGATTGAGCAGACAAGAACTTTGCTGAAGGAGAACCCTGAAAATCCTCTCGTGCTCAGCTTCTGGCTGTCTCTCTGTGCCGAGGCTCCCACCACTGCGGTGAATTTGAAGCAGGACTTACTGCCGGAAGCTCGCCGATTGGTGACCAAGTCTGCCGAGGTGCCGTCCTGGTGGCACACTCTGGGTCATCTGGAATGGCGGGCGGGCAATTACTTGCTCGCTGAGCGCGCCTTCACCAAGGCAGCAGACCTCTATGCCGCCTGGATGAGCGATCACCAAGTGTCGCTTCACGACTGCCCGGGCTTCATCAAAGCCAGATGCTACCTCGCCAACACCCACTACCAGCGCGGTAACTTCACCGGTGCGATGAAGGTGGCCAAGGAACTGCGGGCGATCACTCCGGATATCTCGCGTCCGCAGTCGCAGGGGAATCATATCTTGCTATGGCGAGCATACAGCTTGCCAGCCCGACTCTATATCGCCCACGGTGCCGATGGCGATATGAACCGTGCTTTGAAGGACCTACCATCTGCTGAGATGCTGAAACCTTTTGCGTCCCATCCGAATTATCCGTCACTGGTGGGCACCTATATCAATGCCCTGCGAGTTTATCTCGGATGTCGTAAGGCGATCGATGATAAGGCGCTTACTGCTGCCAAATCACTGCACCAGCGGACATTCAGAAATCACATTGTGAACCTGGTCAAGGTCTTCGAAGGGGCGAAACGGAGTAGTGATGCCTCGCACTACTTTCATGCCGGTCGCTGCCTGGCGATCTATGATAAAGAGCTCGCCGGCTTGATTCGGATGAACGATCTCGTAGCCACCCGAGTAGCTGCCGCTGGATCGTTTTACTCCGCGAGGGACCTGCAGTATGTGCCCACCCTGATGCTTCCCCCCATGGTGCTGACACCGATGGAAAACCGCCTGGGTGAATACTACCTGCACATGGGTAAAAATACAGAAGCCTACGAAGCGTTCACCTCCGGCCATTTACATTACCCTAACAATATGGGGTCGCTGCTAGGGATGAAACGCAGTCTCGAGTTGCTCGGCAAAAAAGAAGATGCCGCAATGATTCAACGACACATCGATTTGGTAAAACCAAAAGCGTAA
- a CDS encoding 4-hydroxy-3-methylbut-2-enyl diphosphate reductase — translation MSDSSPQPAKPAAKKRKRVNVRRPDVMALVQSEVEQHYRSSIVEKLRSHGGELTIGNTTIRLAQKFGFCYGVERAIDLAYATRKVFEEQRIFLIGEIIHNPEVNAQLREMGIVSLPWRDMGKEYDDLNDEDVVIVPAFGAPTSFMDKLAEIGCHVIDTTCGDVMKVWRRVRDYAKNDVTSIIHGKADHEETRATASRALGTQKNGHYIVILTTSDCEMVCDYIRGKVSSEELMTRFRNDCSEGFDPEKHLQRVGVANQTTMLQSETEDLQNRIRKAVVDRDGDDANYHVFDTICGATQERQGALFNMLDTSDKKPMDILLVVGGYNSSNTTHLAEIGQENLPTFFIRNAKCMESLERIMHYDLEHKQEIESEYTGVMLQDKPAIIGVTAGASCPNNLIESTIIRALELRGISRDQLDAID, via the coding sequence ATGAGCGATTCCTCACCTCAACCAGCCAAGCCTGCAGCGAAAAAACGTAAACGTGTCAACGTCCGGCGCCCGGATGTCATGGCACTGGTGCAATCCGAGGTGGAGCAACATTACCGGTCGTCGATCGTGGAAAAACTCCGCAGTCACGGCGGCGAGCTCACCATTGGCAACACCACTATCCGGCTGGCTCAGAAATTTGGTTTTTGCTACGGGGTCGAGCGCGCGATCGATCTCGCCTACGCCACCCGCAAGGTCTTCGAGGAACAGCGCATTTTCCTGATCGGAGAGATCATTCACAACCCTGAGGTCAATGCGCAGCTGCGCGAAATGGGCATCGTTTCCCTCCCCTGGCGCGACATGGGCAAGGAATATGATGACCTGAACGACGAGGACGTGGTGATTGTTCCCGCCTTTGGCGCGCCCACCAGCTTCATGGACAAACTGGCCGAGATCGGCTGCCACGTCATCGATACCACCTGCGGGGATGTCATGAAAGTCTGGCGCCGTGTGCGCGATTACGCGAAAAACGACGTGACCTCCATCATTCACGGCAAGGCTGATCACGAAGAAACACGGGCCACGGCATCACGTGCCCTAGGGACGCAGAAAAATGGTCACTACATCGTGATCCTGACCACTAGCGATTGCGAAATGGTCTGCGACTACATCCGAGGCAAGGTCAGCTCCGAAGAGCTAATGACCCGCTTCCGCAACGATTGCTCCGAAGGATTCGATCCGGAAAAGCACCTGCAGCGCGTTGGTGTGGCCAATCAGACCACCATGCTCCAGAGCGAAACCGAAGATTTGCAAAACCGCATTCGCAAAGCCGTGGTCGATCGCGACGGCGACGATGCCAACTACCACGTCTTCGATACCATTTGCGGCGCCACCCAAGAACGTCAGGGAGCGCTCTTCAACATGCTCGATACTTCGGATAAAAAGCCGATGGACATTCTGCTCGTCGTTGGAGGTTACAACAGCTCCAACACCACCCACCTGGCAGAAATCGGTCAGGAAAACCTGCCCACCTTCTTCATTCGCAATGCCAAGTGCATGGAATCGTTAGAGCGGATCATGCACTACGATCTGGAGCACAAGCAAGAGATCGAAAGCGAATACACAGGTGTGATGCTGCAGGACAAACCAGCCATCATCGGAGTCACTGCGGGCGCATCTTGCCCGAACAACCTGATCGAATCGACCATTATCCGGGCACTCGAACTCCGTGGCATCTCGCGCGATCAGCTGGACGCCATCGACTAG
- a CDS encoding PDZ domain-containing protein, giving the protein MKFFSLLSLTSAAMLCLAHAAADVKNSLVRVNSTLQTWSASQPWDKSAPSSRGALGVLLQGKQVLTTAEMAANSTYIELENADSTRTLPAKVVAIDYESNLALLAPDNGDTEGFFKDLSPIALGEATHIGDKVDIWQLEDNGMPLITQATVQSVDIVSSFVRGHYFLTYEAKASMQSASSSFSLPAVKDGKLLGLLSSYDSKDQIIDIIAPEIIAAFIADAADGEYLGFPSLGIGINSTVDPSFRLWLKLPEDVGGLYVTRVRKGSAADQAGILKGDVLLSIGGKTIGRRGYYDDDNYGRLFWSHLIRGQHKVGDSVKVTVLREGEKKEFTAVLSRPGKNLIPSHTLDQSPNYLVKGGFIFQELSVSYLSAFGKDWQSTAPLNLLDAMASPEDYEKGRNKLVFLSATIPTPATTGYESLRNFIIAKINGQEIADIPSLIKAFETPGSDRLHTIEFADGQPKTIYLDARISDAIDAELLKRGIPALSRG; this is encoded by the coding sequence ATGAAATTTTTCTCTCTCCTCTCACTGACCTCAGCCGCCATGCTCTGTCTGGCGCACGCTGCGGCGGACGTCAAAAACTCCCTCGTGCGGGTGAATTCCACCCTGCAAACGTGGAGCGCCTCGCAGCCGTGGGACAAATCCGCACCCAGCAGCCGTGGCGCGCTCGGCGTGCTGCTGCAAGGCAAGCAAGTGCTGACCACCGCTGAAATGGCAGCCAACAGCACCTACATCGAACTGGAAAATGCCGACAGCACCCGCACCTTGCCAGCCAAGGTGGTGGCCATCGATTATGAATCCAACCTCGCCCTGTTAGCACCTGACAACGGTGACACCGAAGGTTTTTTCAAAGACCTCTCCCCCATCGCTCTGGGCGAAGCCACTCACATTGGCGACAAGGTAGACATCTGGCAGCTGGAAGACAACGGCATGCCACTGATCACCCAGGCGACGGTGCAGAGTGTCGACATCGTTTCCAGCTTCGTCCGTGGTCACTACTTCCTCACTTACGAGGCGAAAGCTTCGATGCAAAGTGCCTCGAGCAGCTTCAGCCTGCCAGCGGTGAAGGATGGAAAACTGTTAGGACTGCTCTCCAGCTACGATTCCAAAGACCAGATCATTGATATCATCGCTCCGGAGATCATCGCCGCCTTCATCGCGGATGCGGCCGATGGTGAATACCTCGGATTCCCATCACTCGGTATCGGCATCAACAGCACAGTGGACCCCAGTTTCCGCCTTTGGTTGAAACTGCCTGAAGACGTCGGCGGACTCTACGTCACCCGCGTTCGCAAAGGCAGCGCAGCGGATCAGGCCGGCATCCTCAAGGGTGACGTGCTGTTATCCATCGGCGGAAAAACCATCGGACGTCGCGGATATTATGACGACGATAACTACGGCCGACTTTTCTGGAGCCATCTGATCCGCGGACAGCACAAGGTGGGCGACTCCGTCAAAGTCACCGTGCTACGCGAGGGTGAGAAGAAGGAATTCACCGCGGTGCTCAGTCGTCCCGGTAAAAATTTGATTCCCAGCCACACGTTGGACCAATCGCCGAACTACCTGGTAAAGGGTGGCTTCATTTTCCAAGAACTCTCCGTGAGCTACCTCAGCGCCTTCGGCAAAGACTGGCAGAGCACAGCTCCGCTCAACTTGTTAGACGCCATGGCGAGCCCTGAGGATTATGAAAAAGGTCGCAACAAATTGGTCTTCCTCAGTGCCACCATCCCCACGCCGGCCACCACCGGTTACGAGAGCCTACGCAACTTTATCATCGCCAAAATCAACGGTCAGGAAATCGCCGACATCCCATCGCTGATCAAGGCTTTCGAAACTCCAGGTAGCGACAGGCTCCACACCATCGAGTTCGCAGATGGCCAACCGAAGACGATTTACCTGGATGCCCGCATCTCGGATGCGATCGATGCCGAGCTGTTGAAGCGCGGTATTCCAGCCCTTTCTCGGGGTTAA
- a CDS encoding CvpA family protein: protein MNIPDLGATGIIGVIIVAFFVIGFLKGLIRTVLALICLAIGGYTALWGHEHASELTGPWISNPGPWLPKIIAVITGLVVFFICRFLLKFLVDPFDRSKTGERFGFGLPAALMSLCAGLIVLWAAFTGVRYAGSLAEIRHTRHLVLANHGSDAESVTEPLLMQAKHSLDSSSVGQWQRTTDPFDHPDRIALCKLLIMYHHPQIRQKMLLDRELNELLNDPIFIAAAYDQDVATHSQSGRPRELYHDVAVITALTHSSFATKLQMLDHLGLQELLP, encoded by the coding sequence ATGAACATCCCAGATCTCGGCGCCACTGGTATCATCGGGGTCATCATCGTTGCGTTTTTTGTCATTGGCTTCCTCAAGGGGCTGATTCGCACCGTTCTGGCCCTCATCTGCCTGGCTATCGGCGGTTACACCGCACTCTGGGGCCACGAACATGCCAGCGAACTCACCGGGCCGTGGATCTCCAACCCCGGCCCGTGGCTCCCCAAAATCATCGCCGTCATCACCGGCCTGGTGGTGTTTTTCATTTGCCGCTTTCTGCTGAAATTTCTCGTCGATCCCTTCGATCGCTCCAAAACCGGAGAGCGTTTCGGCTTCGGTCTCCCCGCCGCCCTAATGAGCCTTTGCGCCGGGCTGATCGTTCTCTGGGCGGCCTTCACCGGTGTGCGTTATGCCGGTAGCTTGGCGGAAATCAGGCACACCAGACACCTGGTATTGGCCAATCACGGAAGCGATGCGGAATCCGTCACAGAACCCTTGCTCATGCAGGCGAAACACAGCCTGGACTCTAGCAGCGTCGGCCAGTGGCAACGAACGACCGACCCCTTTGATCACCCGGACCGCATCGCGCTGTGCAAGCTGCTGATCATGTATCACCACCCCCAGATCCGGCAGAAAATGCTCCTCGACCGGGAGCTCAACGAGCTACTGAATGACCCCATTTTCATCGCTGCCGCCTACGATCAGGACGTTGCAACACATAGCCAATCAGGCCGACCGCGCGAGCTCTACCACGATGTCGCGGTCATCACGGCACTGACCCACTCAAGCTTCGCCACAAAGCTTCAGATGCTTGACCATCTGGGGCTTCAAGAGCTCTTGCCATAA